The genomic interval GCCGCTGCCGGTCGAGATCCGCAGCCGGGACGGCGCGCTGCGGGTCGAGTACGCGGTGAACGTCTCCTCGAGCGGCCTCGGCCTGCACCTGCCGCATCCCCTGCCGGCGGGCGAGACGCTCGCGCTCGGCTTCGAGCTCCCCGACGGAGGGGGCCGCATCGAGGCGCGCGGGCGGGTGGCCTGGGTCGAGGCGATCCGCCGCACCGCGCGCGCCCGCCTGCGCGAGGCCGGCATCCGCTTCGAGGTGCTGCGCGAGGAGGACCGGCGCCGGCTCGCCCGCTTCGCGGCCCGTTGACACGTCCGGGGCCGCGTCCCATGCTCGCGACCGCTGCCCGAGGGGTCTCGCAGGTTGCGATCCCCATCGCGGCCGCAGGTCCGACAGAGCGCGCCGGCGACTCACCCCAGCGCCGGCGCAGGCATGACAGATCGGTGTGGGGCCAACGCTCGGATCCCGGCCACAGGGACCGAGACGGAGGTTCAGCCCGTGTCGTTCCACCCTCGCCCGCCGGCGGCCAGCGTGGCCGCTTCGTCCCACGAGTCCCGGGTCACCGTGCGCACCCTCGCCGCGCGCAAGCGCCGCGGCGAGAAGCTCACGATGCTGACCGCCTACGACTTCGCCTTCGCGCGCATCCTCGACGCCGCCGGGATCGACCTGCTCCTGGTCGGCGACAGCCTCGGCAACGTCGTCCAGGGCCACGATACGACCCTGCCGGTGACGCTCGACGAGGTCGTCTACCACACGCGGCTCGTCGCGCGCGGGGCGCGGCGCGCGATGGTGATCGGCGACATGCCCTTCGGGTCCTACCAGGTCTCGCCCGAGGACGCCGTGCGCAGCGCGATCCGCCTGGTCAAGGAGGGCGGCGCGCAGGCCGTGAAGCTCGAAGGCGGCGTCGCCGCGGCCCCTGCGATCACGCGCATCGCGCGCGCCGAGATCCCCGTCTTCGGCCACGTCGGGCTCACGCCCCAGGCGGTCCACCGCATGGGCGGCTTCCGCGTCCAGGGCCGCACCGACGACGAGCGCGCCCGCGTCCTCGCCGACGCGCAGGCCGTCGAGGAGGCCGGCGCCGTCGCGGTCGTGCTCGAGGGCATGCCGGCGGAGCTGGCGGCCGACGTGACCCGCAAGCTCGCGATCCCGACGATCGGGATCGGCGCGGGCCCCGCCTGCGACGGCCAGGTGCTGGTGCTGCACGACATGCTCGGCCTCGACGACCGGGCGCCGAGCTTCGTGAAGCAGTTCGCCGACCTCGGCGCGGCGGCCGCGCGGGCGGCGCGCGCCTTCGCCGACGAGGTGACGAGCGGCAAGTTCCCCGCCGAAGAGCACTGCTACCGGGCGCGCTGATGGAGCTGCTGCGGACCGTGGCGGAGCTGCGCGCCTGGAGCGAGGCGCAGCGCAAGGACCCGCTCGCAGGCCCGGGCGGGAGGCGGGTGGCGCTGGTGCCCACGATGGGCGCGCTCCACGCCGGGCACGTCGCGCTGATCGCCGAAGCGCGCCGGCGCGCCGAGGCGGTGGTGGTCTCGATCTTCGTGAACCCCACCCAGTTCGCGCCCCACGAGGACCTCGCGAGCTATCCGCGCGACCTCGAGGGCGACCTCGCCGCGTGCCGGGCCGCGGGCGCCGGCGCCGTCTTCGCGCCCGCGCCCGCCGAGCTCTACCCGCCCGGCGCCCAGACCTGGGTCGAGGTGGCGGAGCTCCAGAAGCCCCTGTGCGGCGGCTCGCGGCCGCACTTCTTCCGGGGCGTCGCGACGGTGGTGACGAAGCTCCTGGTGGCCGCCCGCCCGCACGTCGCCGTCTTCGGCGAGAAGGACTTCCAGCAGCTCCAGGTCGTGCGGCGCCTCGCGCGCGACCTCCTCCTCGACGTCGAGATCGTGGGGGTGCCCATCGTGCGCGAGCCGGACGGGCTCGCGCTGTCGAGCCGCAACGCCTACCTGGACGGGGCGGCGCGC from Deltaproteobacteria bacterium carries:
- a CDS encoding PilZ domain-containing protein — translated: MPLPVEIRSRDGALRVEYAVNVSSSGLGLHLPHPLPAGETLALGFELPDGGGRIEARGRVAWVEAIRRTARARLREAGIRFEVLREEDRRRLARFAAR
- the panB gene encoding 3-methyl-2-oxobutanoate hydroxymethyltransferase, whose amino-acid sequence is MSFHPRPPAASVAASSHESRVTVRTLAARKRRGEKLTMLTAYDFAFARILDAAGIDLLLVGDSLGNVVQGHDTTLPVTLDEVVYHTRLVARGARRAMVIGDMPFGSYQVSPEDAVRSAIRLVKEGGAQAVKLEGGVAAAPAITRIARAEIPVFGHVGLTPQAVHRMGGFRVQGRTDDERARVLADAQAVEEAGAVAVVLEGMPAELAADVTRKLAIPTIGIGAGPACDGQVLVLHDMLGLDDRAPSFVKQFADLGAAAARAARAFADEVTSGKFPAEEHCYRAR
- the panC gene encoding pantoate--beta-alanine ligase, yielding MELLRTVAELRAWSEAQRKDPLAGPGGRRVALVPTMGALHAGHVALIAEARRRAEAVVVSIFVNPTQFAPHEDLASYPRDLEGDLAACRAAGAGAVFAPAPAELYPPGAQTWVEVAELQKPLCGGSRPHFFRGVATVVTKLLVAARPHVAVFGEKDFQQLQVVRRLARDLLLDVEIVGVPIVREPDGLALSSRNAYLDGAARAEARVLSCALDAAEAAVAAGERDAAALLEIVRKEIARAPHAAIDYAELRDPATLAPVTRLEGPALLALAVRLPARAAGPAAVRLIDNRVLEAPRR